In Onychostoma macrolepis isolate SWU-2019 chromosome 04, ASM1243209v1, whole genome shotgun sequence, one DNA window encodes the following:
- the LOC131538733 gene encoding interaptin-like — protein MEPEQDVEQKTNCSSSERELDRDKDHFVNKDQKSKERARNHRLVLSIACFGFICIFLLAAIVVLHIKLMADKDIEVTQMLQSNSRCHNNFNSLSEKNPELKKRVNDPTFEISQLERNVDSFKQKNQELEKRVNDLSSEKSQLQGSFDASNQKNQESQKRVNNLTSEYGQLQRNFDSLNQKNQESEKRVHQLSSEKRQLQGSFDSLNQTKLELDKRVDNLTSEKSQLQRSFDSLNQKNRESQKRVNNLTSEYGQLQKRFESLSQKNQESEKRVNDLSSKKSQLERNFDSLNQKNQELEKRVNQLSSEKSQLQGSFDSLNETKLELEKRVNNLTSEKSQLQRSFDSLSQKNLELETELKQLFEKELLFWSSEAMNWSDSRQYCRDRGADLVIIKSEDKQRFISSFVKETVWIGLSDIENEGEMKWVDNSSLNQGFWSERQPNNSGGDEDCVDLIPSNAVLKNWNDAPCSLKKRGICEK, from the exons ATGGAACCAGAACAAGATGTTGAACAAAAGACCAACTGCAGCTCCAGTGAGAGGGAACTGGACAGAGATAAAgatcattttgttaataaagacCAGAAATCCAAAGAGAGAGCCCGAAACCACA GACTTGTTTTGAGTATAGCATGCTTTGGCTTCATATGTATTTTCCTTTTGGCTGCCATTGTAGTACTGCATATCAAGCTCATGGCGGATAAAGATATAGAAGTTACACAGATGTTACAGTCCAATTCAAGATGCCATAACAACTTCAACTCTCTGAGTGAGAAGAATCCGGAGTTGAAGAAAAGAGTCAATGATCCCACTTTTGAAATAAGCCAGTTAGAGAGAAATGTTGACTCTTTCAAGCAGAAGAATCAGGAGTTGGAGAAAAGAGTCAATGATCTCTCTTCTGAAAAAAGCCAGTTACAGGGAAGTTTTGACGCTTCGAATCAAAAGAATCAGGAGTCACAGAAAAGAGTCAATAATCTTACTTCTGAATACGGCCAGTTACAGAGGAATTTTGACTCTTTGAATCAGAAGAATCAGGAGTCGGAGAAAAGAGTCCATCAGCTCTCTTCTGAAAAACGCCAGTTGCAAGGAAGTTTTGACTCTTTGAATCAGACGAAACTGGAGTTGGATAAGAGAGTCGATAATCTCACTTCAGAAAAAAGCCAGTTACAGAGAAGTTTTGACTCTTTGAATCAGAAGAATCGAGAGTCACAGAAAAGAGTCAATAATCTTACTTCTGAATATGGCCAGTTACAGAAACGTTTTGAATCTTTGAGTCAAAAGAATCAGGAGTCGGAGAAAAGAGTCAATGATCTCTCTTCTAAGAAAAGCCAGTTAGAGAGAAATTTTGACTCTTTGAATCAGAAGAATCAGGAGTTGGAGAAAAGAGTCAATCAGCTCTCTTCTGAAAAAAGCCAGTTGCAAGGAAGCTTCGACTCTTTGAATGAGACGAAACTGGAGCTGGAAAAGAGAGTCAACAATCTCACTTCCGAAAAAAGCCAGTTACAGAGAAGTTTTGACTCTTTGAGCCAGAAGAATCTGGAGTTAGAGACTGAactaaaacagttatttgagaaAG AGTTGTTGTTCTGGTCCAGTGAAGCAATGAACTGGTCTGACAGCAGGCAGTACTGCAGGGATCGTGGTGCTGATCTGGTCATTATCAAAAGTGAAGACAAGCAG AGGTTCATTTCTTCATTTGTCAAGGAGACTGTGTGGATCGGTTTGTCTGACATAGAAAACGAGGGGGAAATGAAATGGGTGGATAATTCATCACTGAATCAAGG gtttTGGTCTGAGAGACAGCCAAATAATTCTGGTGGAGATGAGGACTGTGTTGACCTGATACCTTCAAATGCTGTCCTGAAAAACTGGAATGATGCCCCATGCTCACTTAAGAAAAGAGGGATTTGTGAGAAGTAG